The following coding sequences are from one Chitinimonas sp. BJYL2 window:
- a CDS encoding amino acid ABC transporter permease — protein MGNYQWNWGILFEEVYGTGEFYYQWVLNGLGWTVAVALSAWVIALLVGSLIGTLRTLPNKWIAGLATAYVELFRNIPLIVQLFLWFFVLPELLPEAAGMWMKQQMPLPEFFTAMVGLGLFTAARVAEQVRTGILTLPRGQRYAGLALGFTLAQTYRYVLLPMAFRVIIPPLTSEFMNVFKNSAVALAIGLTELTFQMRQITGEYAPANPIEVMSIVSVIYLILAFSVNRLMAWVERKARVPGFISAGGK, from the coding sequence TTCGAGGAGGTCTACGGCACCGGTGAGTTCTACTACCAGTGGGTGCTCAACGGCCTGGGCTGGACGGTGGCCGTGGCGCTGAGCGCCTGGGTCATCGCCCTGCTCGTGGGTTCGCTGATCGGCACGCTGCGTACGCTCCCCAACAAGTGGATTGCCGGTCTGGCCACGGCGTATGTGGAGCTGTTTCGCAATATTCCGCTGATCGTGCAGCTGTTCCTCTGGTTCTTCGTGCTGCCCGAACTGTTACCCGAAGCGGCCGGCATGTGGATGAAGCAGCAGATGCCGCTGCCCGAATTTTTCACCGCCATGGTCGGCCTGGGCCTGTTTACCGCCGCCCGCGTGGCCGAGCAGGTGCGCACCGGCATCCTGACCCTCCCGCGCGGCCAGCGTTATGCCGGGCTGGCGCTGGGCTTCACGTTGGCGCAGACCTACCGCTACGTGCTCTTGCCCATGGCGTTCCGCGTCATCATCCCGCCGCTCACGTCCGAGTTCATGAATGTGTTCAAGAACTCCGCCGTGGCGCTGGCTATCGGCCTCACCGAACTCACGTTCCAGATGCGCCAGATCACCGGCGAATACGCACCCGCTAACCCGATTGAAGTCATGAGCATCGTCAGCGTCATCTACCTGATTCTCGCCTTCAGCGTGAACCGGTTGATGGCGTGGGTAGAGCGCAAGGCGCGGGTACCCGGCTTCATCAGCGCAGGGGGCAAATGA
- a CDS encoding amino acid ABC transporter permease, with translation MMQPLDWSVFFNARDFLLQGFMYSLSLTAFATAVGIVLGTLLAMARLSGIQPLATIAAAYVNLFRSVPLLLVIFWFYILVPLLAGVPVGADKSAYITFAIFEAAYFCEIIRAGIQSIPKGQVAAGQAMGFNYWQNMRFVILPQAFRNVVPLLLTQVIILFQDTSLVYVVGATDLFGAASKVANRDNAPVVMYAGIAVVYLVVSFSLSRAVKALHTRIAIIR, from the coding sequence ATGATGCAGCCACTCGACTGGTCGGTCTTTTTCAACGCGCGGGATTTCCTGCTGCAGGGCTTCATGTATTCCCTGTCGCTCACCGCCTTTGCCACTGCAGTCGGCATCGTGCTCGGCACACTGCTGGCCATGGCGCGCCTGTCCGGCATTCAGCCACTGGCCACGATCGCCGCCGCCTATGTGAACCTGTTCCGCTCAGTGCCGCTGCTGCTGGTGATCTTCTGGTTCTACATCCTCGTGCCGCTGCTGGCTGGGGTGCCGGTGGGCGCCGACAAATCGGCCTACATCACCTTCGCCATTTTCGAGGCCGCGTACTTCTGCGAGATCATCCGCGCCGGTATCCAGTCGATACCCAAGGGGCAGGTCGCAGCCGGGCAGGCCATGGGTTTCAACTACTGGCAGAACATGCGCTTCGTGATCTTGCCGCAGGCCTTCCGCAATGTGGTGCCGCTGCTGCTCACGCAGGTGATCATCCTGTTCCAGGACACCTCGCTGGTCTACGTGGTTGGCGCCACCGATCTGTTCGGCGCCGCCAGCAAGGTCGCCAACCGCGATAACGCGCCGGTAGTCATGTATGCCGGTATTGCCGTGGTGTATCTGGTTGTCAGTTTCTCGCTGTCGCGCGCTGTCAAAGCGCTGCATACGCGCATAGCCATCATTCGTTAG